Proteins encoded within one genomic window of Gadus chalcogrammus isolate NIFS_2021 chromosome 6, NIFS_Gcha_1.0, whole genome shotgun sequence:
- the ela3l gene encoding elastase 3 like: MLTRPLASGHRWVLEAVRGREREPLNKCHQIKIPLRTNRRRRLGVSILDSALKRSVRPSRPTAETSINMILFVLASSLLASALGCGSPPIEPDSSRVVNGVDARPNSWPWQISLQYERSGEWRHTCGGSLIAENWVMTAAHCINSKFTYRVFVGKHNLVKEELSAKAILTEKIIVHEKWNPIFVAFGNDVALIKLAEPVVLSDQVQLACLPAAGSLLPNLYPCYVTGWGRLYTGGPIAENLQQALMPVADHATCSQPDWWGSALRTSMVCGGGDGIVGGCNGDSGGPLNCKNDQGTWEVHGIASFVSGMGCNYVRKPTVFTRVSAFNDWIDQAMMNN; encoded by the exons ATTCCTCTACGGACCAATAGGAGACGCCGGTTGGGGGTGTCGATTCTAGACTCGGCTTTAAAAAGAAGCGTGCGCCCTAGCCGTCCGACTGCAGAAACATCCATCAACATGATCCTCTTTGTGCTCGCCTCATCGCTCCTCGCCAGCG ccCTCGGCTGCGGGTCCCCTCCCATCGAGCCCGACTCGTCCCGCGTGGTGAACGGCGTGGACGCCAGGCCCAATAGCTGGCCCTGGCAG atctcCCTCCAGTATGAGAGGAGCGGTGAGTGGAGACACACCTGCGGAGGATCCCTGATTGCCGAGAACTGGGTGATGACCGCCGCCCACTGCATCAA ctccaagTTCACCTACAGGGTCTTTGTGGGCAAACACAACCTGGTGAAGGAGGAGCTCAGCGCTAAAGCCATCCTGACCGAGAAGATCATCGTTCACGAGAAGTGGAACCCCATCTTCGTGGCTTTCGG caaTGATGTTGCCCTGATCAAGCTGGCTGAGCCTGTGGTTCTGAGCGACCAGGTGCAGCTGGCTTGCCTCCCTGCAGCCGGCAGCCTGCTGCCCAACCTGTACCCCTGCTACGTCACCGGCTGGGGAAGGCTCTACA CCGGAGGTCCCATCGCTGAGAACCTTCAGCAGGCTCTGATGCCCGTGGCCGACCACGCCACCTGCTCCCAGCCTGACTGGTGGGGCAGCGCTCTCCGGACCAGCATGGTGTGTGGCGGCGGCGACGGCATCGTGGGCGGATGCAAC GGGGACTCCGGCGGACCCTTGAACTGTAAGAACGACCAGGGAACGTGGGAGGTCCACGGCATTGCCAGCTTCGTCTCCGGGATGGGATGCAACTACGTGAGGAAGCCCACCGTCTTCACCCGAGTGTCCGCCTTCAACGACTGGATCGACCAG GCCATGATGAACAACTag
- the fam219ab gene encoding protein FAM219A isoform X1, which translates to MMEEIDRFQVPSAVQEAEMQSEMQPLDPASSTASSEADSDPREVEPASLTYKPSPLQMKIDKQRELSRKGPIKNSNAVGSPVNQQPKKNNVMARTRLVVPNKGYSSLDQSPDEKPLVALDTDSDDDFDMSRYSSSGYSSAEVRRVGWHPLNQQINQDLNIQLLKDGYRLDEIPDDEDLDLIPPKSVNPTCMCCQAASSSDCQIQ; encoded by the exons ATGATGGAAGAGATAGATAGATTTCAAGTCCCGAGCGCCGTGCAAGAGGCGGAGATGCAGTCTGAGATGCAGCCTCTT GACCCGGCCTCGTCCACAGCCTCCTCCGAGGCCGACTCGGATCCCCGCGAGGTCGAGCCCGCCAGCCTCACCTACAAACCCTCCCCCCTACAGATGAAGATAG ATAAACAGAGGGAGCTGTCCAGAAAGGGTCCCATCAAGAACAGTAACGCGGTGGGCAGTCCAGTGAACCAACAGCCCAAGAAGAACAATGTTATGGCCAGGACACG ATTGGTAGTTCCCAACAAAGGGTATTCTTCCTTAGACCAGAGTCCAGATGAAAAGCCCCTGGTGGCCCTAGACACAGAcag cGATGATGACTTTGATATGTCGAGATACTCTTCGTCGGGGTACTCCTCAGCCGAGGTGAGACGGGTGGGATGGCACCCACTCAATCAG CAAATCAATCAGGACCTGAACATTCAGCTGCTCAAAGACGGCTACCGTCTAGACGAGATCCCGGACGACGAGGACCTGGACCTCATCCCGCCTAAGTCCGTCAACCCCACCTGCATGTGTTGCCAGGCAGCCTCCTCCAGCGACTGTCAAATACAgtaa
- the fam219ab gene encoding protein FAM219A isoform X2, whose translation MMEEIDRFQVPSAVQEAEMQSEMQPLDPASSTASSEADSDPREVEPASLTYKPSPLQMKIDKQRELSRKGPIKNSNAVGSPVNQQPKKNNVMARTRLVVPNKGYSSLDQSPDEKPLVALDTDSDDDFDMSRYSSSGYSSAEQINQDLNIQLLKDGYRLDEIPDDEDLDLIPPKSVNPTCMCCQAASSSDCQIQ comes from the exons ATGATGGAAGAGATAGATAGATTTCAAGTCCCGAGCGCCGTGCAAGAGGCGGAGATGCAGTCTGAGATGCAGCCTCTT GACCCGGCCTCGTCCACAGCCTCCTCCGAGGCCGACTCGGATCCCCGCGAGGTCGAGCCCGCCAGCCTCACCTACAAACCCTCCCCCCTACAGATGAAGATAG ATAAACAGAGGGAGCTGTCCAGAAAGGGTCCCATCAAGAACAGTAACGCGGTGGGCAGTCCAGTGAACCAACAGCCCAAGAAGAACAATGTTATGGCCAGGACACG ATTGGTAGTTCCCAACAAAGGGTATTCTTCCTTAGACCAGAGTCCAGATGAAAAGCCCCTGGTGGCCCTAGACACAGAcag cGATGATGACTTTGATATGTCGAGATACTCTTCGTCGGGGTACTCCTCAGCCGAG CAAATCAATCAGGACCTGAACATTCAGCTGCTCAAAGACGGCTACCGTCTAGACGAGATCCCGGACGACGAGGACCTGGACCTCATCCCGCCTAAGTCCGTCAACCCCACCTGCATGTGTTGCCAGGCAGCCTCCTCCAGCGACTGTCAAATACAgtaa
- the fam219ab gene encoding protein FAM219A isoform X3: protein MMEEIDRFQVPSAVQEAEMQSEMQPLDPASSTASSEADSDPREVEPASLTYKPSPLQMKIDKQRELSRKGPIKNSNAVGSPVNQQPKKNNVMARTRLVVPNKGYSSLDQSPDEKPLVALDTDSDDDFDMSRYSSSGYSSAEETNRLRRVQTYWRYAG from the exons ATGATGGAAGAGATAGATAGATTTCAAGTCCCGAGCGCCGTGCAAGAGGCGGAGATGCAGTCTGAGATGCAGCCTCTT GACCCGGCCTCGTCCACAGCCTCCTCCGAGGCCGACTCGGATCCCCGCGAGGTCGAGCCCGCCAGCCTCACCTACAAACCCTCCCCCCTACAGATGAAGATAG ATAAACAGAGGGAGCTGTCCAGAAAGGGTCCCATCAAGAACAGTAACGCGGTGGGCAGTCCAGTGAACCAACAGCCCAAGAAGAACAATGTTATGGCCAGGACACG ATTGGTAGTTCCCAACAAAGGGTATTCTTCCTTAGACCAGAGTCCAGATGAAAAGCCCCTGGTGGCCCTAGACACAGAcag cGATGATGACTTTGATATGTCGAGATACTCTTCGTCGGGGTACTCCTCAGCCGAG GAGACGAATCGCCTCAGACGTGTTCAAACATACTGGAGATACGCCGGATAA